A genome region from Anastrepha ludens isolate Willacy chromosome 3, idAnaLude1.1, whole genome shotgun sequence includes the following:
- the LOC128857921 gene encoding TM2 domain-containing protein almondex, whose protein sequence is MFHRRCIVINMRSALALIMIFIFSGIRQSQTAGGNLMEAETKLEGQLKNVTNNNDAIPLTIKSINDTNVSCPGTPESECSTLPFPCIRCNYNYSCHYGRDLNVSCTALDHVPCQGNRTFIQQMNCRYCYQTGMWQQSCMLRGNCNSVNAHYYRTNCTVHSDVFCLGNRSFTRNVKCNWTQGYRWSTALIISITLGGFGADRFYLGHWQEGIGKLFSFGGLGVWTIIDVLLISLHYLGPADGSLYI, encoded by the coding sequence ATGTTTCATCGGCGTTGCATTGTTATAAATATGCGCTCAGCCCTAGCGCTTATCATGATATTTATATTTAGTGGCATAAGGCAGAGTCAGACTGCTGGTGGTAATCTCATGGAAGCTGAAACTAAACTGGAAggtcaattaaaaaatgtcactAACAACAACGACGCCATACCGCTCACAATAAAAAGCATCAATGACACCAATGTATCTTGTCCAGGGACTCCCGAGAGTGAATGTTCGACGTTGCCATTTCCTTGTATACGCTGCAATTACAACTACTCATGCCACTATGGTCGCGATCTTAACGTATCATGCACAGCATTGGACCATGTACCATGTCAAGGTAATCGCACGTTCATACAGCAGATGAATTGTCGCTATTGCTATCAAACGGGGATGTGGCAACAGTCGTGCATGCTGCGCGGAAATTGCAATTCTGTCAACGCTCATTATTATCGCACCAATTGCACAGTTCATTCGGATGTCTTTTGTCTCGGTAATCGGTCTTTTACTCGCAATGTCAAATGTAACTGGACGCAAGGATATCGCTGGAGTACGGCACTTATTATCAGTATTACATTAGGTGGCTTTGGCGCCGACCGCTTTTATCTCGGGCACTGGCAAGAAGGAATCGGAAAGTTATTCAGTTTTGGTGGCTTGGGCGTATGGACTATTATTGACGTTCTGCTCATATCGCTGCATTACTTGGGACCGGCTGATGGTTCCTTATACATAtag
- the LOC128857923 gene encoding migration and invasion enhancer 1 gives MVKVDVEYCPKCNFEWQCKMLQNFLLQQQPDTEVVCFKGRQGSFEVKIDNNLVHSKLKTFAFPDHESVLENVRKAEKGIPVERVKEQPIENCVLM, from the exons atggttAAGGTGGATGTAGAATATTG TCCGAAATGCAATTTCGAATGGCAATGCAAAAtgttacaaaattttcttttgcaacAACAACCAGATACAGAAGTAGTTTGCTTTAAAGGCCGACAGGGATCTTTTGAAGTAAAGATTGACAACAATTTGGTACATTCCAAATTAAAGACCTTTGCCTTTCCTGATCACGAAAGTGTGCTAGAAAATGTACGCAAAGCAGAAAAAGGTATACCAGTAGAAAGAGTGAAAGAGCAACCAATTGAAAATTGCGTACTTATGTGA
- the LOC128857922 gene encoding uncharacterized protein LOC128857922 gives MGKSIHIEVEHCGLCAAHARQCRSLQKYIMREEPDTDLVCRSGRRGSFEVVVNGMLVHSKLKTQAFPSQDEILQRVINVREGPTSKYMGMENFCSLM, from the exons ATGGGCAAATCAATACACATCGAGGTGGAACATTG CGGCCTATGTGCGGCACATGCTCGGCAGTGCAGATCTCTGCAAAAATACATAATGAGAGAAGAGCCAGATACGGATCTAGTTTGTCGTAGTGGCCGGCGCGGCTCATTCGAGGTGGTCGTTAACGGTATGTTGGTGCATTCGAAATTGAAAACGCAGGCTTTCCCATCACAAGATGAAATTTTACAGCGCGTTATAAATGTGCGCGAAGGTCCGACTTCGAAGTACATGggaatggaaaatttttgctcATTAatgtaa
- the LOC128857919 gene encoding molybdenum cofactor sulfurase isoform X1, with the protein MPEFQDEFTPAETKAIQSEFHRVKDNIYLDHAGTTLYAESLIETSGKVLKDNLFCNPHTCNVTGDLIDQARYRILQCFNTDATEYAVVFTANATAGLRLVGECFDFGGQVNNQGAFYYCQENHTSVLGMREIVSTNRLYVLTKDEILKNLSHISKNGANTENNTGDISEQRNNSLVAYSAQCNFSGYKIPLETIEAIQTYGLAVNGKQIRGVENECETTKSNFYICLDTASFVATNYLDLQKYKPDFCCISFYKMFGFPTGVGALLVSKRGQSVLHKRYYGGGTINIAMTRENFHQKRSNFLTRFEDGTLPFLTITSVLEAFRVLERLVPATPKQLSVQRISTHVYRLAKYCHDSLAVLHHANGTSLIQFYNHNGYDDIAQQGGIVTFNVLHDDGSYVGFAEVACIAAVHNVQIRTGCFCNPGACQWHLRLSNADIRKQFEAGHVCSDYTDIVDGVPTGAIRMSFGFMTRVTDVDKAVAMIRDCYLITAAERLRLMERTLLPPALRHVSQRLRPQLKRICIYPIKSCGAFEVANAWQLTSCGFKYDRTWMIVDVNGMAITQKHFTRLCLIKPIVKLKEGVLELRFPDMESVQVPLVVDDLNFTRHIETSLCQSKVCNDLVEGIDCGEEVGQWLSDCLETKGLRLVRQNAERRTQDGVSKDISLANQAQFLLINRASVRWLANKVETEKESLDQTVDRFRGNLIIETASPFEENSFEEISIGDVDFKVNGFCTRCQMICIDQHSGQKTNEPLRTIAREFGGKIRFGIYLSLKGLREENSFVSCCEEVRIKRRETNNGNCDK; encoded by the exons ATGCCGGAGTTTCAGGATGAATTTACGCCTGCTGAAACAAAGGCTATTCAGAGTGAATTTCATCGTGTAAAAG ATAATATCTATCTTGATCATGCCGGCACCACTCTTTATGCTGAAAGTTTAATAGAAACATCGGGCAAAGTGCTGAAAGACAATTTATTTTGCAATCCACATACTTGCAACGTAACCGGTGATCTAATAGACCAGGCCCGCTATAG GATACTTCAGTGCTTTAACACAGACGCTACCGAATATGCTGTGGTATTTACTGCCAACGCCACCGCTGGTCTGCGACTTGTGGGCGAATGTTTTGATTTCGGTGGTCAAGTAAACAACCAAGGTGCCTTCTACTACTGCCAGGAGAATCACACATCCGTGTTGGGAATGCGTGAAATAGTGTCTACAAATCGCCTTTATGTTTTAACCAAagacgaaattttgaaaaatctaagTCACATTAGTAAGAATGGTGCTAATACCGAAAATAACACAGGAGACATTAGCGAGCAAAGGAACAATTCCCTTGTCGCTTATTCAGCACAGTGCAACTTCAGTGGTTATAAAATACCTCTAGAAACTATTGAAGCTATTCAAACATACGGTTTGGCGGTTAATGGAAAGCAAATTAGAGGAGTGGAAAATGAGTGCGAAACGACGAAAAgtaatttttacatttgtctGGATACAGCTTCATTCGTAGCGACCAATTATCTGGATTTACAAAAGTACAAACCTGATTTTTGTTGTATatcattttataaaatgtttgg CTTTCCGACGGGCGTTGGTGCGTTACTGGTTAGTAAGCGCGGGCAATCTGTTCTACATAAGCGTTACTATGGCGGGGGAACCATAAATATTGCTATGACCCGTGAGAACTTTCACCAAAAACGCTCTAATTTTCTTACACGCTTCGAAGATGGTACCTTGCCCTTCCTCACCATCACTTCGGTACTTGAAGCATTTCGAGTGTTGGAGCGTCTTGTGCCCGCTACCCCGAAACAGTTATCGGTACAGCGTATTAGCACACATGTTTACCGATTGGCCAAATACTGTCATGATTCACTTGCCGTACTACATCACGCTAACGGTACATCGCTAATACAATTTTACAATCACAATGGCTATGATGATATAGCGCAGCAAGGCGGCATCGTTACTTTTAATGTACTGCACGACGATGGCTCATATGTAGGTTTTGCCGAGGTTGCCTGCATCGCTGCAGTGCATAATGTGCAAATACGCACCGGCTGTTTCTGCAACCCTGGTGCTTGTCAATGGCACTTACGTTTGTCAAATGCCGATATACGGAAACAATTCGAAGCTGGACATGTTTGTAGTGACTATACAGATATTGTAGATGGTGTGCCAACCGGTGCTATACGTATGTCTTTTGGATTTATGACTCGGGTGACTGATGTGGACAAAGCGGTGGCAATGATACGTGATTGCTATTTAATTACAGCAGCTGAACGTTTACGTCTCATGGAACGAACGTTATTACCGCCAGCACTACGTCATGTGTCACAGCGGTTGAGGCCGCAATTAAAACGCATTTGCATATATCCGATCAAGTCATGTGGTGCTTTTGAGGTGGCGAACGCATGGCAGCTCACCAGCTGTGGCTTTAAATATGATCGCACCTGGATGATTGTTGACGTCAATGGCATGGCTATCACACAAAAACACTTCACAagattatgtttaataaaaccTATTGTGAAATTGAAAGAAGGAGTTTTGGAGCTGCGGTTTCCAGATATGGAATCAGTGCAGGTGCCACTAGTAGTAGACGATTTAAATTTTACAAGACATATCGAAACTTCATTATGTCAAAGCAAAGTGTGCAATGACTTAGTGGAGGGCATAGATTGTGGGGAAGAAGTAGGTCAATGGTTATCCGACTGCTTGGAAACGAAAGGCCTACGTTTAGTTCGTCAAAACGCCGAACGGCGCACACAAGATGGTGTCTCAAAAGATATTAGCTTGGCAAATCAGGCACAATTCCTACTAATAAATCGGGCATCGGTACGTTGGTTAGCCAATAAAGTAGAAACTGAGAAGGAGTCGCTCGACCAGACGGTGGATCGGTTTAGAGGAAATTTAATAATCGAAACTGCAAGCCCGTTTGAAGAAAATTCATTTGAAGAGATAAGTATAGGGGATGTGGATTTCAAAGTGAATGGCTTTTGTACTCGATGCCAAATGATTTGTATTGATCAGCATAGTGGCCAAAAAACCAATGAGCCATTGCGTACTATTGCACGTGAGTTTGGTGGAAAAATACGTTTCGGCATTTATTTATCACTTAAAGGGTTGCGCGAAGAAAATTCCTTTGTTTCTTGCTGCGAAGAAGTGAGAATTAAAAGAAGAGAAACGAATAACGGGAACTGCGACAAATAA
- the LOC128857919 gene encoding molybdenum cofactor sulfurase isoform X2, whose amino-acid sequence MNMYICTWRHFQVFNENNIYLDHAGTTLYAESLIETSGKVLKDNLFCNPHTCNVTGDLIDQARYRILQCFNTDATEYAVVFTANATAGLRLVGECFDFGGQVNNQGAFYYCQENHTSVLGMREIVSTNRLYVLTKDEILKNLSHISKNGANTENNTGDISEQRNNSLVAYSAQCNFSGYKIPLETIEAIQTYGLAVNGKQIRGVENECETTKSNFYICLDTASFVATNYLDLQKYKPDFCCISFYKMFGFPTGVGALLVSKRGQSVLHKRYYGGGTINIAMTRENFHQKRSNFLTRFEDGTLPFLTITSVLEAFRVLERLVPATPKQLSVQRISTHVYRLAKYCHDSLAVLHHANGTSLIQFYNHNGYDDIAQQGGIVTFNVLHDDGSYVGFAEVACIAAVHNVQIRTGCFCNPGACQWHLRLSNADIRKQFEAGHVCSDYTDIVDGVPTGAIRMSFGFMTRVTDVDKAVAMIRDCYLITAAERLRLMERTLLPPALRHVSQRLRPQLKRICIYPIKSCGAFEVANAWQLTSCGFKYDRTWMIVDVNGMAITQKHFTRLCLIKPIVKLKEGVLELRFPDMESVQVPLVVDDLNFTRHIETSLCQSKVCNDLVEGIDCGEEVGQWLSDCLETKGLRLVRQNAERRTQDGVSKDISLANQAQFLLINRASVRWLANKVETEKESLDQTVDRFRGNLIIETASPFEENSFEEISIGDVDFKVNGFCTRCQMICIDQHSGQKTNEPLRTIAREFGGKIRFGIYLSLKGLREENSFVSCCEEVRIKRRETNNGNCDK is encoded by the exons atgaatatgtacatatgtacttggaggcattttcaagtatttaacgaaa ATAATATCTATCTTGATCATGCCGGCACCACTCTTTATGCTGAAAGTTTAATAGAAACATCGGGCAAAGTGCTGAAAGACAATTTATTTTGCAATCCACATACTTGCAACGTAACCGGTGATCTAATAGACCAGGCCCGCTATAG GATACTTCAGTGCTTTAACACAGACGCTACCGAATATGCTGTGGTATTTACTGCCAACGCCACCGCTGGTCTGCGACTTGTGGGCGAATGTTTTGATTTCGGTGGTCAAGTAAACAACCAAGGTGCCTTCTACTACTGCCAGGAGAATCACACATCCGTGTTGGGAATGCGTGAAATAGTGTCTACAAATCGCCTTTATGTTTTAACCAAagacgaaattttgaaaaatctaagTCACATTAGTAAGAATGGTGCTAATACCGAAAATAACACAGGAGACATTAGCGAGCAAAGGAACAATTCCCTTGTCGCTTATTCAGCACAGTGCAACTTCAGTGGTTATAAAATACCTCTAGAAACTATTGAAGCTATTCAAACATACGGTTTGGCGGTTAATGGAAAGCAAATTAGAGGAGTGGAAAATGAGTGCGAAACGACGAAAAgtaatttttacatttgtctGGATACAGCTTCATTCGTAGCGACCAATTATCTGGATTTACAAAAGTACAAACCTGATTTTTGTTGTATatcattttataaaatgtttgg CTTTCCGACGGGCGTTGGTGCGTTACTGGTTAGTAAGCGCGGGCAATCTGTTCTACATAAGCGTTACTATGGCGGGGGAACCATAAATATTGCTATGACCCGTGAGAACTTTCACCAAAAACGCTCTAATTTTCTTACACGCTTCGAAGATGGTACCTTGCCCTTCCTCACCATCACTTCGGTACTTGAAGCATTTCGAGTGTTGGAGCGTCTTGTGCCCGCTACCCCGAAACAGTTATCGGTACAGCGTATTAGCACACATGTTTACCGATTGGCCAAATACTGTCATGATTCACTTGCCGTACTACATCACGCTAACGGTACATCGCTAATACAATTTTACAATCACAATGGCTATGATGATATAGCGCAGCAAGGCGGCATCGTTACTTTTAATGTACTGCACGACGATGGCTCATATGTAGGTTTTGCCGAGGTTGCCTGCATCGCTGCAGTGCATAATGTGCAAATACGCACCGGCTGTTTCTGCAACCCTGGTGCTTGTCAATGGCACTTACGTTTGTCAAATGCCGATATACGGAAACAATTCGAAGCTGGACATGTTTGTAGTGACTATACAGATATTGTAGATGGTGTGCCAACCGGTGCTATACGTATGTCTTTTGGATTTATGACTCGGGTGACTGATGTGGACAAAGCGGTGGCAATGATACGTGATTGCTATTTAATTACAGCAGCTGAACGTTTACGTCTCATGGAACGAACGTTATTACCGCCAGCACTACGTCATGTGTCACAGCGGTTGAGGCCGCAATTAAAACGCATTTGCATATATCCGATCAAGTCATGTGGTGCTTTTGAGGTGGCGAACGCATGGCAGCTCACCAGCTGTGGCTTTAAATATGATCGCACCTGGATGATTGTTGACGTCAATGGCATGGCTATCACACAAAAACACTTCACAagattatgtttaataaaaccTATTGTGAAATTGAAAGAAGGAGTTTTGGAGCTGCGGTTTCCAGATATGGAATCAGTGCAGGTGCCACTAGTAGTAGACGATTTAAATTTTACAAGACATATCGAAACTTCATTATGTCAAAGCAAAGTGTGCAATGACTTAGTGGAGGGCATAGATTGTGGGGAAGAAGTAGGTCAATGGTTATCCGACTGCTTGGAAACGAAAGGCCTACGTTTAGTTCGTCAAAACGCCGAACGGCGCACACAAGATGGTGTCTCAAAAGATATTAGCTTGGCAAATCAGGCACAATTCCTACTAATAAATCGGGCATCGGTACGTTGGTTAGCCAATAAAGTAGAAACTGAGAAGGAGTCGCTCGACCAGACGGTGGATCGGTTTAGAGGAAATTTAATAATCGAAACTGCAAGCCCGTTTGAAGAAAATTCATTTGAAGAGATAAGTATAGGGGATGTGGATTTCAAAGTGAATGGCTTTTGTACTCGATGCCAAATGATTTGTATTGATCAGCATAGTGGCCAAAAAACCAATGAGCCATTGCGTACTATTGCACGTGAGTTTGGTGGAAAAATACGTTTCGGCATTTATTTATCACTTAAAGGGTTGCGCGAAGAAAATTCCTTTGTTTCTTGCTGCGAAGAAGTGAGAATTAAAAGAAGAGAAACGAATAACGGGAACTGCGACAAATAA